Proteins encoded within one genomic window of Vicinamibacteria bacterium:
- a CDS encoding HAMP domain-containing sensor histidine kinase has product MKWSRGMRLPALLLALLGMLAWLQFRWTGQISIAERERMQDSLQSSLRRFTGEIDEELALLVRTFRLDAADELGPALANRWERYREEARYPTLVDALYVADSHGDLTKLDDTGALVTVEWPPLLERARDQWERPRGRGERPSRGTLPFPLSFVSEAPILVVPIASRVSRRPGFTLDGHTVIIVDVPTIREAILPELAERYFGADFEVAVIDGRGELVFATPGGNAALDEPDALGQLFSLERWRGRPPRPGERRRPPLRPVEDHQQGTGLWKVFVRHRAGSLEAAVASARARNLAVSFGILGLLAASIGLVALSTRRAVELNDRKMEFVAGVSHELRTPLAVLRSAGQNLADGSVSDPAQVKRYGLLIESEGRRLNDLVEQVLELAGIQSQKRRYRHEPILAESLVSDVLRDCEAHRQERDVPISTSFPTKGITLMGDREALRRALSNILGNALKHGDGDNAIEILAEPRGSKIAIVVSDRGPGISEEERAHLFEAFYRGRRAQERQVPGSGLGLSLVDHVAREHGGRVEVESTPGKGSRFTLYLPAAAPLDSSGQPVKGSTDPFPR; this is encoded by the coding sequence ATGAAGTGGTCCCGCGGGATGCGCCTGCCCGCCCTGCTGCTGGCGCTTCTCGGGATGCTTGCCTGGCTCCAGTTCCGGTGGACGGGACAGATTAGCATCGCCGAGCGAGAACGGATGCAGGACAGCCTCCAATCCTCGCTCCGGCGGTTTACCGGCGAGATCGACGAGGAGCTGGCGCTCCTGGTGCGAACCTTCCGCCTAGACGCGGCTGACGAGCTCGGACCGGCGCTCGCCAACCGGTGGGAGCGCTACCGGGAGGAAGCGCGTTACCCGACGCTGGTCGATGCGCTCTACGTGGCCGACTCTCATGGCGACTTGACGAAGCTCGATGACACCGGCGCGCTCGTGACCGTGGAGTGGCCCCCGCTCCTCGAGCGCGCTCGAGACCAGTGGGAGCGACCACGCGGCCGAGGGGAGCGCCCGAGCCGCGGCACCCTTCCCTTCCCGCTATCGTTTGTGTCCGAGGCACCGATTCTGGTGGTCCCGATCGCATCGCGGGTTTCGCGCCGGCCCGGCTTCACTCTTGATGGACATACCGTAATCATCGTCGATGTCCCAACGATTCGCGAAGCGATCCTTCCCGAGCTTGCCGAGCGCTATTTCGGGGCTGACTTCGAGGTTGCCGTCATCGATGGCCGGGGGGAGCTCGTGTTCGCGACACCGGGCGGGAACGCGGCACTCGACGAGCCCGATGCCCTTGGGCAGCTCTTTTCGCTCGAGCGATGGCGTGGCCGGCCGCCGAGACCCGGGGAACGTCGTCGCCCGCCGCTCCGGCCCGTCGAGGACCACCAGCAGGGCACCGGCCTCTGGAAGGTTTTCGTGCGTCATCGGGCGGGCTCACTCGAGGCCGCGGTGGCGAGCGCTCGCGCTCGAAACCTCGCGGTGAGCTTCGGGATCCTGGGACTTCTTGCCGCGAGCATCGGTCTCGTCGCGCTGTCGACTCGTCGGGCGGTCGAGCTCAACGATCGCAAGATGGAGTTCGTCGCCGGAGTGTCCCACGAGCTGCGGACACCGCTCGCCGTGCTTCGATCGGCGGGGCAGAACCTCGCCGACGGATCGGTATCCGACCCGGCACAGGTCAAACGCTACGGGCTCCTCATCGAGTCCGAGGGACGAAGGCTCAACGACCTCGTGGAGCAAGTGCTCGAGCTCGCGGGAATCCAGTCGCAAAAACGCCGGTACCGCCACGAACCGATTCTCGCGGAATCGCTCGTATCGGACGTGCTTCGAGACTGCGAAGCTCACCGCCAAGAGCGCGACGTCCCCATCTCCACGAGCTTTCCGACCAAGGGGATCACGTTGATGGGAGACCGGGAAGCGCTCCGACGCGCTCTCAGCAACATCCTGGGGAATGCCCTCAAACACGGCGATGGTGACAACGCCATCGAGATCCTCGCCGAGCCGAGGGGCTCGAAGATTGCGATCGTCGTCAGCGACCGGGGTCCCGGCATTTCGGAAGAGGAGCGCGCTCACCTCTTCGAAGCCTTCTACCGCGGCCGACGCGCCCAGGAGCGCCAGGTGCCAGGGAGTGGACTCGGTTTGAGTCTCGTCGATCACGTCGCTCGCGAGCACGGTGGCCGCGTCGAGGTGGAGTCGACGCCGGGAAAGGGAAGCCGGTTCACGTTGTACCTGCCGGCGGCGGCGCCGCTCGACTCGAGCGGCCAACCCGTCAAGGGATCGACGGATCCATTTCCGCGGTGA